One genomic region from Desulfobaccales bacterium encodes:
- a CDS encoding CoB--CoM heterodisulfide reductase iron-sulfur subunit A family protein: MNADSKILVIGGGMSGLTAALEAAEAGSQVIITEAAPYLGGRVAQLHRYFPKLCPPTCGLEINFRRIKENPNITFYTMAEVTQVSGSAGDFDVTVKVQPRYVNDRCVACHACAEACTEWRVNDFNYGLDKTKAAYLPYDMAFPQKYVIDKSICSGDCGQKCLEACKYDAIELHMKPQTLNFNVGAIIMASGWELYDATKMDNLGFGQVANVITNMQMERLAASNGPTGGQILRTSDQKPPKKVAFVQCAGSRDENHLPYCSYICCMASLKQATYLREKDPETEVYIFYIDIRTPGRYEQFYWKVRDDEHVHLIRGKVAKITQEPGTDNVVVVAENTATGNKESMVFDMVVLAAGMVPSTKASPFALPLSYTPDGFVIQDLMPPGVYAVGTLKGPLDVTKSVQDGTGAALKSLIALGRRS; this comes from the coding sequence GTGAACGCCGATAGCAAAATTCTGGTCATCGGGGGAGGCATGAGCGGCCTCACCGCGGCCCTGGAGGCGGCGGAAGCCGGGTCTCAGGTGATCATCACCGAGGCGGCCCCCTACCTGGGCGGCCGGGTTGCCCAACTCCACCGATATTTTCCCAAGCTCTGCCCTCCCACCTGCGGTTTGGAAATCAACTTTCGCCGGATCAAAGAAAATCCCAATATCACGTTTTATACCATGGCGGAAGTTACCCAGGTCAGCGGCAGCGCCGGCGATTTCGACGTCACCGTCAAGGTGCAGCCGCGCTACGTCAATGATCGTTGCGTAGCGTGCCATGCCTGTGCAGAAGCCTGCACCGAGTGGCGGGTCAATGATTTCAACTACGGTCTGGACAAGACCAAAGCGGCCTATCTGCCCTATGATATGGCTTTTCCGCAAAAATACGTCATCGACAAGAGCATCTGCAGCGGCGACTGCGGGCAGAAGTGCCTGGAGGCATGTAAGTACGACGCCATCGAACTGCACATGAAACCCCAGACCCTGAACTTCAACGTCGGTGCTATCATCATGGCCAGCGGCTGGGAACTCTACGATGCCACCAAGATGGACAACCTGGGGTTCGGCCAGGTGGCTAACGTCATCACCAATATGCAGATGGAACGCCTGGCGGCCTCCAACGGCCCCACCGGCGGCCAGATCCTCAGGACCAGCGACCAAAAGCCGCCCAAAAAAGTGGCCTTTGTCCAATGCGCCGGCTCCCGGGATGAAAACCATCTCCCGTACTGTTCCTACATCTGCTGCATGGCCTCCCTGAAACAGGCCACCTACTTGCGGGAAAAGGACCCGGAAACCGAGGTCTATATCTTCTATATCGATATCCGTACTCCCGGCCGCTATGAGCAGTTTTACTGGAAGGTCCGGGACGATGAGCATGTCCATCTGATCAGGGGTAAAGTGGCCAAGATCACCCAGGAACCCGGGACCGACAATGTTGTGGTGGTGGCCGAAAATACCGCCACGGGCAACAAAGAGAGCATGGTCTTCGATATGGTGGTCCTGGCGGCGGGCATGGTGCCCTCTACCAAAGCCTCCCCCTTCGCCCTGCCGTTGTCTTACACGCCGGATGGCTTCGTCATTCAAGACCTGATGCCGCCGGGAGTCTATGCCGTGGGAACCTTGAAGGGCCCCCTGGATGTGACCAAGTCGGTGCAGGATGGCACCGGGGCCGCCCTTAAGAGTCTCATCGCCCTGGGCAGGAGGTCATGA
- a CDS encoding FAD-dependent oxidoreductase yields MMEKKYGVYLCKGCGIADAVDFESLTKIIKKECKIQHIKEADIMCSPEGRAMILEDMKPEGEGINAIVIAACSPRVKYEELDFPNAIVERCNIRELVAWTQEPKVEATQLLAEDYLRMYCAKAKKDELPEPYQTECDKTILVIGGGTAGLSAALEAANDGYAVVLVEKEAQLGGFAAKMYRQTPTSYPYTTLQEPVVFKKIQEVQNHPKIKVMTSATLEKLDGQPGLLDADIKVGGDVETLRVGTVVMAAGWKPYDATKLTKLGYGLSKDIITSIEMEEMAKAGKIVRPSDGKAPQSVAFIQCAGSRDPDHLPYCSSFCCMASLKQAVYVREQHPNATAMILYKDIRTPGLTELFYKQVQSDAGVMLTKAEIAEVSLGNGGNILINATDTLLGENVIFEADLVVLAVGIVPLTADESVLNLGYKQGPALPDLDLYHGFADSNFICFPYETRRTGIYAAGCVHQPMDMAMAVEDGIGAACKAIQAAEHVAAGMAVHPRAWDETFPDPFMQRCTSCKRCTEECPFGAIEEDEKGTPFYKINRCRRCGTCMGACPERIVSFKDFNVDLIGSMIKSVDVPDLEDEDDPAAPFRIIGLVCENDAYPALDAAGLHKLRLNPYVRFIPLRCLGSFNMVWITDALSKGVDGIILFGCKSGDDYQCHFAKGSELCEYRLSKLSETLDKLGLESDRVLQYPIAHSDFDRLPKILDDFVTRVREIGPNPFKEF; encoded by the coding sequence ATGATGGAAAAGAAATACGGAGTCTATCTGTGTAAAGGCTGCGGCATCGCCGATGCCGTTGATTTTGAGAGCCTCACCAAAATAATCAAAAAAGAGTGCAAAATCCAGCACATCAAAGAAGCTGACATCATGTGCAGCCCTGAGGGCCGCGCCATGATCCTGGAGGACATGAAGCCCGAAGGCGAAGGCATCAACGCCATCGTCATCGCAGCCTGCTCCCCCCGGGTAAAATACGAAGAGCTGGATTTTCCCAATGCCATCGTCGAGCGCTGCAACATCCGGGAGTTGGTGGCCTGGACCCAGGAGCCCAAGGTTGAAGCTACCCAGTTGCTGGCGGAAGATTATCTCCGCATGTACTGCGCCAAGGCCAAAAAGGACGAGCTGCCTGAGCCCTACCAGACCGAATGCGACAAGACCATTCTGGTTATCGGCGGCGGCACCGCGGGTTTGAGTGCGGCACTGGAAGCGGCCAACGACGGCTATGCCGTGGTCCTGGTGGAAAAAGAGGCGCAGTTGGGCGGGTTCGCGGCCAAGATGTACCGGCAGACCCCCACCAGCTACCCCTACACCACCCTCCAGGAGCCGGTGGTCTTCAAGAAGATCCAGGAAGTCCAGAATCATCCCAAGATCAAGGTGATGACCTCGGCGACCCTGGAAAAACTCGATGGCCAGCCCGGTCTGTTGGACGCGGACATCAAGGTGGGCGGCGACGTCGAGACCTTGCGGGTCGGCACTGTGGTTATGGCCGCAGGGTGGAAGCCCTACGACGCCACCAAGCTCACCAAGCTGGGCTACGGCCTGTCCAAGGACATCATTACCAGTATCGAAATGGAAGAGATGGCCAAGGCGGGCAAGATCGTGCGGCCCTCCGACGGCAAGGCGCCGCAATCGGTGGCCTTTATTCAGTGCGCCGGTTCACGGGACCCGGACCATCTGCCCTACTGCTCCAGCTTCTGCTGCATGGCCTCCTTAAAGCAGGCCGTCTATGTGCGGGAGCAGCACCCCAATGCTACGGCTATGATCCTTTATAAGGACATCCGGACGCCGGGGCTGACGGAGCTGTTCTACAAGCAGGTGCAGAGCGACGCCGGCGTCATGCTCACCAAGGCCGAGATCGCCGAAGTCAGCCTGGGTAATGGCGGCAATATCCTGATCAATGCCACCGACACCCTCCTGGGTGAAAACGTCATCTTCGAAGCCGACCTGGTGGTTTTGGCTGTGGGTATTGTGCCCTTAACCGCCGACGAGTCCGTGCTCAACCTGGGGTATAAGCAGGGACCGGCCTTGCCCGACCTGGATCTATACCACGGCTTTGCTGACTCCAACTTCATCTGTTTCCCGTACGAAACCCGGCGGACCGGCATCTACGCCGCGGGTTGCGTCCACCAGCCCATGGATATGGCCATGGCTGTCGAAGACGGCATCGGCGCCGCCTGCAAGGCCATTCAGGCCGCGGAGCACGTGGCTGCGGGCATGGCGGTGCACCCCCGGGCCTGGGACGAGACCTTCCCGGACCCGTTCATGCAGCGTTGCACATCCTGTAAGCGGTGTACTGAAGAGTGCCCCTTCGGCGCTATCGAAGAAGACGAAAAAGGCACCCCCTTTTATAAGATCAACCGCTGCCGCCGGTGCGGCACGTGCATGGGGGCCTGTCCGGAACGGATCGTATCCTTTAAGGACTTCAATGTTGACCTCATCGGTTCCATGATCAAGAGTGTGGATGTGCCGGACCTCGAGGATGAGGACGATCCGGCGGCGCCGTTCCGCATCATTGGCTTGGTGTGCGAAAACGACGCCTACCCGGCCCTGGACGCAGCCGGACTGCACAAGCTGCGCTTAAACCCGTATGTCCGTTTCATTCCCCTGCGCTGCCTGGGGTCCTTCAACATGGTATGGATCACCGATGCCCTGTCCAAGGGCGTTGATGGCATTATCTTGTTTGGCTGCAAATCCGGCGACGACTATCAGTGCCACTTCGCCAAGGGCAGCGAGCTCTGCGAATACCGCCTGAGCAAGCTGTCGGAAACCTTGGATAAGTTGGGTCTGGAGTCTGACCGGGTGCTCCAATACCCGATTGCCCACTCCGATTTCGATCGCCTGCCGAAGATTCTCGACGACTTTGTGACTCGGGTGCGCGAGATCGGCCCCAACCCGTTCAAGGAATTTTAG